In Choloepus didactylus isolate mChoDid1 chromosome 6, mChoDid1.pri, whole genome shotgun sequence, one DNA window encodes the following:
- the LOC119536966 gene encoding 60S ribosomal protein L23a-like: MEKEEEFESQEKEDIHTLRLRRQPKYPRKSTSRRNKLDHYAIIKFPLTTESAMKKTEDNSTLVFIVDVKAIKHQIRQAVKKLYDIDMAKVNTLIRPDGEKKAYVRLAPEYDALDVANKIGII, from the exons atggagaaagaagaggagtTCGAG tcacaagaaaaagaagatatacatacgCTGCGtctcagaagacagcccaaatatcctcGGAAGAGCACCTCCAGGAGAAACAAGCTGGACCACTATGCCATCATCAAGTTCCCCCTGACCACTGAGTCAGCCATGAAGAAGACTGAAGACAACAGCACACTTGTGTTCATTGTGGATGTCAAGGCCATCAAGCACCAGATCAGACAGGCTGTGAAGAAGCTCTATGACATTGACATGGCAAAGGTCAACACCCTGATCAGgcctgatggagagaagaaggcatatgTACGACTGGCTCCTGAatatgatgctttggatgttgccaacaaaattgggatcatctaa